The Carassius auratus strain Wakin chromosome 27, ASM336829v1, whole genome shotgun sequence genome includes a region encoding these proteins:
- the LOC113045086 gene encoding NACHT, LRR and PYD domains-containing protein 1b allele 3, with amino-acid sequence MEVPDDFNFSDQAVNSPEYKRRRKNPELQKPSDGHEKHLPFLPPTVPIKISHCFEKISPALEETPHSLSWMTEESSDSVLKAESSTYSFSEDVEVFTPVLSGDEDKLKNTYRFVCAHAGQFHCSLTNLVFVMEGKGEVLYRVDSWDPRLLDGLGQMKAAGPLYNIDCSAKSVLRLQLPHCVIFSEENKDGLAVAHFTGGNVEIIQPLRVTETHVIIDIRDLSRFGLIWIKTIFGYPIDGQVLLFLRPVTVEQEQKILNVHLLPGNVPVTEVQCFHHNKSYIETSSKCCLFTDRQYSLCCQPENCEVQPMSEIFQLDNFGPNYHPSFEVFLDVNIKEVKLGVVDKTEDGKEVWPRRRILLTAPSKAAEPPAHRRIPETEFVNTHGDKLTQRVSSVMAIADSLKTKKIITPEMWSKIHVAETPQEKMRHLLNALESGGDNAKVEFCRLLKEYEPGLVKELGPHL; translated from the exons ATGGAGGTTCCTGACG ATTTTAATTTTAGTGACCAAGCAGTTAACAGCCCTGAATATAAGAGGCGGAGAAAAAATCCTGAACTTCAGAAGCCATCTGATG GCCACGAAAAACACCTACCCTTTTTGCCACCTACAGTTCCTATTAAA atcTCTCATTGCTTTGAAAAAATCTCGCCAGCGTTGGAAGAGACTCCACATAGCTTGTCTTGGATGACCG AAGAGAGTTCAGATTCGGTGTTAAAAGCTGAATCATCAACATACTCC TTCTCAGAAGATGTAGAAGTGTTCACACCAGTATTGAGCGGTGATGAAGATAAACTCAAGAATACATACCG GTTTGTGTGTGCACATGCTGGTCAGTTTCATTGCAGTCTGACCAATCTTGTGTTTGTGATGGAGGGTAAAGGAGAGGTGCTGTATAGAGTTGATTCATGGGATCCTCGTCTGTTAGATGGTTTGGGTCAGATGAAGGCGGCAGGACCCTTGTACAACATTGactgttctgcaaaatcagtcttACGACTGCAACTTCCGCACTGTGTGATATTCTCTG AGGAAAATAAGGACGGTTTGGCTGTAGCACATTTCACTGGTGGTAATGTAGAAATAATACAGCCACTGAGAGTGACAGAAACTCATGTGATCATTGACATCAGAGATCTCAGCCGGTTTGGGCTCATCTggattaaaacaatatttggctACCCCATTGATGGCCAGGTTTTGCTCTTTCTTCGACCAGTAACTGTTGAACAGGAACAGAAAATACTTAACGTCCACTTGCTTCCAGGGAATGTTCCAGTAACAGAG GTCCAGTGTTTCCACCACAATAAATCATACATAGAGACAAGTTCAAAATGTTGTCTTTTTACTGACAGACAATACAGTCTGTGTTGTCAGCCAGAGAACTGTGAAGTGCAACCAATG AGTGAGATATTTCAGCTTGATAATTTTGGTCCAAACTATCATCCCTCATTTGAAGTGTTTCTGGATGTCAACATCAAGGAGGTCAAGCTGGGTGTTGTGGACAAAACTGAAGATGGGAAAGAAGTGTGGCCCAGACGGCGAATCCTTCTTACAG CACCAAGTAAAGCTGCAGAACCTCCTGCACACCGAAGGATCCCAG AAACTGAATTTGTGAACACACATGGAGATAAACTCACTCAGAGAGTTTCATCAGTGATGGCGATTGCTGACAGTTTAAAgaccaaaaaaataattactcCTGAAATGTGGAGTAAGATCCATGTTGCAGAAACACCACAGGAGAAAATGAGACACTTGTTGAACGCTCTTGAGTCTGGAGGAGATAATGCAAAAGTAGAATTCTGCAGACTGCTGAAGGAGTACGAACCTGGTCTAGTAAAAGAACTGGGacctcatttataa